The nucleotide sequence ATGAGTATAAAAATTATTAAAGAAAAAGAAAACATTTATCAAGATGCAATTGAAATTATAAAAAAAAGTAATAGTAGATTGTTTATCATTGAAAGAAGTGCAAGTTTATTATTAGGAGCTAGAAAAAATTCAATTGAAAAAAAATATCTAAATCTTATAGAAGAATATCTTTATAAATTACACGATAAATCTGATAAAAAGTTCATTTACCTTTACAACTATGTAACAACAAAAAAAGAAATGTTTGATAGAAAAATTCCTTTTGAGAAAATAACAGCTAATTTTGCTATTCTTAAAAACATAAAAGAAAGATGTACTGAACGATTTATAATAAAATCGTTTAAAGAATATGGCAATCCATTAATAATAGGGGACCGAGAATTTAGCATGTGGTTGACTAATCCAGCAGGTAATTTTTTATGTCTTAGTATTGAAAATAAAAGATACACAAATTTTATTTTTGAATCGTATAAAAATTATGCTATGCATTTAGTTAATAGTTCAATTGAAGAGTTAATTCATGAAATTGAACCTAAAGAAGCACGTGAAAGTATTCTTGATTAATTCAGGAGTCATGACGTCTAAACAAAAAAGAATATTACTACAATAATGAAAGAACCAAAAATTATTCTACGATGCTTTAGCATCGGTCTGATCGGTTTTAACCGAAACTAAAGTTTCGTAGAAGATTTTTTAAAAAAAGTATGATAAAAACCAAACAAGAAAAGCAAGAATTTGTAAAAACATTTGAAAAAGAAATCCAAGAAAAAAGAAACTTTATACTTGCCGACTATCAAGGTTTGAAAGTTTCGGAATTGGAAGATTTACGAAAAAAATTACAGATACTCAATGCCAAACTGTTTGTTATTAGAAACCGGCTCGTAGCCAAAGTATTCAAAAATATAGAAATTAACGGATTTGACGAATACCTCAAAGGACCTACTGCAATTGTGCTTGAGAAAGACGACCTTGTAAAAACAATCAAACAACTTTTTATATTTTCTAAATCAAATAATAAATTAAAATTGAAAGCAGGCTGGTATGAGAACAAATTATTAACCAGTTCAGAAATTTCCAGAATTGCACAATTACCGCCCAAAGAACATCTTTTAGCAGCGGTTGCTGGTGGTATCTTGGCACCACTTATAAAGTTGATGAATGTCCTGAGAACTCCGCTGAGAAATCTGGTGGTGGTATTGAAACAGATAAAAAAGGCAGGTTAAAGGTAAAAATAAAAGGTTAAAATTAAAAGTATAAATTAAAATAAAATCCCAAAATTTTAACCTTTAACCTTTAACCTTTAACTTGCTGTTAACAGGGGGTGATAAAAATGGCTACAAACGGAAAAGATGAAATTTTGGAAGCAATTTCCAAAATGACTGTTATTGAACTGGCTGATTTAGTCAAGGCGTTAGAAGAAAAGTTTGGTGTTTCTGCGGTTTCATTCGCGGCTGTGCCTGCTGCCGCTGCTAGTGGTGGTGGAGTGGGAAGTGCATCTGAAGAAAAAACAGAGTTTTCGGTAATTTTGACTGCTGCGGGTGCCCAGAAAATCAATGTAATCAAAGTTGTGCGGGAACTGACAGGGCTGGGCTTAAAAGAAGCCAAAGACCTTGTTGAGGGTGCACCCAAACCAGTAAAAGAAGGTATTCCAAAAACACAGGCAGAAGAAATCAAAAAGAAACTTACTGAAGTCGGCGCAACAGTAGAAGTAAAATAAACGAGGCAGTGAATTAACAAGTGGATAAGTGGTTAGTGGTTAGTAATGTCATTGCGAGAGTCAATTCATTGGCTCGTGGCAATCCATCACTTAATCACTTAATCACTTAATCACTTAATCACTTAATCACTGGTTTTAATGAAGCGAATCAATTTTGGCGGGATTCCGAAAGTGTTAGACCTGCCGGATTTAATAGAAGTACAAAAAAACTCGTTCAAAGAATTCCTGCAAGAAAATATTGCGGTTGAAAAAAGAAAACTTACAGGACTTCAAGCATCATTTTTGGATGTTTTCCCGATTTCGTCCAGTAATGGCGAGTACATTTTAGAATTTGTTTCATATGAGTTAGGCAAACCTAAATTTACTGAAGAAGAAGCACTGCTTACTGACTCTACCTATTCCGCACCATTAAAAGCGACATTTCGGCTGTTAGTGAAACAAGAAAAAGGTGCACCTAAAGAAATATCACAACAGGATGTATATGTTTGTGACCTACCGTTAATGACAAAAAAAGCTACTTTTATCATAAATGGTGTAGAACGAATTGTAGTTACGCAAATGCATCGTTCGCCGGGTGTGATATTTGAAGAAAACGAAGAGATACCGATTTCAATTTACGGTAAACGATTGTATTTTGCTAGAATTATTCCTTATCGGGGTGCTTGGGTAGAGTTTGAGTTTGATGATAAGAATATTCTATGGGTTAGGATTGATAAGAAACGCAAATTTCTCGCTACAACATTGCTGCGTGCTATCGGGATTGAAAAGGATTCGGCAATACTTAAACTTTTTTATAAGATAGA is from Elusimicrobiota bacterium and encodes:
- the rplL gene encoding 50S ribosomal protein L7/L12, with protein sequence MATNGKDEILEAISKMTVIELADLVKALEEKFGVSAVSFAAVPAAAASGGGVGSASEEKTEFSVILTAAGAQKINVIKVVRELTGLGLKEAKDLVEGAPKPVKEGIPKTQAEEIKKKLTEVGATVEVK
- the rplJ gene encoding 50S ribosomal protein L10, with amino-acid sequence MIKTKQEKQEFVKTFEKEIQEKRNFILADYQGLKVSELEDLRKKLQILNAKLFVIRNRLVAKVFKNIEINGFDEYLKGPTAIVLEKDDLVKTIKQLFIFSKSNNKLKLKAGWYENKLLTSSEISRIAQLPPKEHLLAAVAGGILAPLIKLMNVLRTPLRNLVVVLKQIKKAG